One Spirochaeta africana DSM 8902 genomic window carries:
- the nadA gene encoding quinolinate synthase NadA, whose protein sequence is MKTVEQIYEQLSQRLRNTAPDFEIRLKAETAFRIEQLKRERNAVILGHNYMEAALFHSIPDFTGDSLELSRRAAETDRDMIVFCGVRFMAETAKILSPEKTVLVPSPKAGCSLAESITAADVRALREQFPGVPVVTYINTYADVKAESDICCTSGNAQQVVESLGSDTVIFLPDEYLAGNVAQQTGKHIVFPTKSPVGGQTSGLDYQMIGWNGRCEVHEKFTVQDIENIRADFPGTLILAHPECSPEVVAASDFAGSTTAMIRYVREQQAPRYLLLTECAMGDNVAADNPDREMLRLCSVRCPHMNEITLDDTLAALEQTRYVVEVPEDIRRRAFAAVDRMLRIG, encoded by the coding sequence ATGAAAACGGTTGAGCAGATATACGAGCAGCTGTCACAGCGGCTGCGCAACACCGCACCTGATTTCGAGATTCGCCTGAAGGCCGAGACCGCCTTTCGGATCGAGCAGCTCAAACGGGAACGCAATGCAGTAATTTTGGGGCATAACTATATGGAGGCGGCACTGTTTCACTCCATTCCTGACTTTACCGGAGATTCGCTGGAACTCAGCCGCCGGGCCGCCGAGACCGATCGTGATATGATTGTGTTCTGCGGGGTACGGTTTATGGCGGAGACGGCCAAGATCCTGAGTCCGGAAAAAACCGTGCTGGTTCCCTCGCCCAAGGCGGGCTGTTCGCTGGCAGAGAGTATCACTGCCGCTGATGTACGGGCGCTGCGCGAGCAGTTTCCAGGCGTGCCGGTGGTTACGTATATCAACACCTATGCTGATGTAAAAGCAGAATCGGACATCTGCTGCACCTCGGGCAATGCCCAGCAGGTGGTGGAGTCGCTGGGCAGCGATACCGTTATTTTCCTGCCGGATGAATATCTGGCTGGCAATGTGGCTCAGCAGACCGGTAAACATATCGTATTCCCGACCAAAAGCCCGGTTGGGGGGCAGACCTCGGGGCTTGATTATCAGATGATCGGCTGGAACGGGCGTTGCGAGGTGCACGAGAAGTTCACGGTACAGGATATCGAGAATATCCGGGCTGATTTCCCCGGCACGCTGATTCTGGCACATCCTGAGTGCAGCCCCGAGGTGGTTGCGGCCTCGGATTTTGCCGGCAGCACCACCGCCATGATCCGCTATGTGCGCGAACAGCAGGCCCCGCGCTACCTGCTGCTGACCGAATGTGCCATGGGGGACAATGTAGCCGCGGATAACCCTGATCGGGAGATGCTGCGTCTGTGCAGTGTTCGCTGTCCACACATGAATGAGATCACTCTTGATGATACCCTGGCAGCACTGGAACAGACCCGGTATGTAGTTGAGGTGCCGGAAGATATTCGACGGCGAGCCTTTGCTGCGGTAGACCGGATGCTGCGCATTGGCTGA
- a CDS encoding M15 family metallopeptidase — translation MHTAPQAVLPAPHTVLPVLLLLITLAAPHLAAQPQMETPGDHTSRPENPTPDSPGASGSLNGSNRGSTAANRHAEAPTAGTLPDAESGISQPLSPEQIMQALQAAYPHRIAEVAWRDNDWALRIDDDWIYFSHGRFLPKHLRDSWESYDPITFYHYPAELPEFEPPDAEQQQRFARILERRRTSPPRRHAGLYNAIWQAHDEASAYAQVKSIYFLGLQTMVHRDLLTVLAAIEAEIRSAARSDRELAAFLDTIAGVEGYSYRRIADTSSLSFHSYGAAIDIIPRSYQGRAPYWLWASQWNPEWYMMSYDERFMPPIALVEIFERHGFIWGGKWLLFDTIHFEYRPEILIMNGYATDTPIIHQQRFRF, via the coding sequence ATGCACACCGCACCGCAAGCTGTACTACCCGCACCGCACACTGTACTACCCGTCCTGCTGCTGCTGATTACCCTGGCAGCACCACACCTGGCAGCCCAGCCACAGATGGAAACCCCGGGCGACCACACGTCCCGCCCGGAAAACCCCACCCCCGATTCACCCGGGGCCAGCGGCTCCCTGAACGGTTCGAACCGCGGCAGCACCGCTGCCAACCGGCACGCGGAGGCACCAACCGCCGGAACCCTGCCCGACGCAGAGTCCGGCATCAGCCAGCCGCTGTCACCCGAGCAGATTATGCAAGCCCTGCAGGCCGCCTATCCCCACCGGATTGCCGAGGTCGCCTGGCGAGACAACGACTGGGCCCTGCGTATTGATGACGACTGGATATATTTCTCCCACGGTCGATTCCTGCCCAAACACCTTCGCGACAGCTGGGAAAGCTACGACCCGATCACCTTTTACCATTATCCTGCCGAGCTCCCCGAGTTCGAGCCGCCGGATGCCGAACAGCAGCAGCGTTTTGCCCGCATCCTGGAGCGCCGCCGCACCAGCCCTCCGCGTCGCCACGCCGGACTGTACAACGCCATCTGGCAGGCCCATGACGAAGCCAGCGCCTATGCCCAGGTTAAATCAATCTACTTCCTTGGTCTGCAGACCATGGTCCACCGCGACCTGCTCACCGTACTGGCTGCCATCGAGGCCGAAATACGCAGCGCCGCCCGCAGCGACCGCGAGCTGGCCGCCTTTCTGGACACTATCGCCGGGGTTGAAGGCTACAGCTACCGCCGTATCGCCGATACCAGCAGCCTCAGCTTCCACTCCTACGGCGCTGCTATCGACATCATCCCCCGGTCCTACCAGGGTCGAGCACCCTACTGGCTGTGGGCCAGTCAGTGGAATCCAGAATGGTATATGATGTCATATGACGAACGCTTTATGCCCCCGATTGCGCTGGTCGAAATCTTTGAGCGCCACGGCTTTATCTGGGGTGGGAAATGGCTCCTGTTTGACACCATCCACTTCGAGTATCGCCCGGAAATACTTATCATGAACGGCTATGCCACCGACACCCCGATCATCCACCAGCAGCGGTTCCGGTTCTGA
- the nadC gene encoding carboxylating nicotinate-nucleotide diphosphorylase, which produces MNELEQKALERELLDAIVELAIREDVGSGDMTSRTAVHAELQLEHVCRVKQDGVIAGLGLMQQVFARIDPAISCELLVSEGAEVVAGTEVALVRGSARSILTAERTALNFLQRMSGIATEARRYVRAIEGTGAKILDTRKTAPGLRAADKLAVRLGGGVNHRFGLFDMIMIKDNHIAAAGGITAALMRVQRENYGRLPVEVEVASVAQLTELLPLVDDPGVDRVLLDNMSLVELRECVALVDGRVPLEASGNVTLKTVGEIAATGVEYISVGSLTHSVAALDIHLDSRDEGDR; this is translated from the coding sequence GTGAACGAGCTGGAACAGAAGGCGCTCGAACGTGAACTGCTGGACGCGATCGTTGAACTGGCAATTCGTGAGGATGTAGGGAGCGGAGACATGACCAGCCGGACTGCGGTGCATGCAGAGCTTCAGCTCGAGCATGTCTGTCGGGTCAAGCAGGACGGGGTGATTGCCGGACTGGGTCTGATGCAGCAGGTGTTCGCCAGGATTGATCCGGCGATTAGCTGTGAACTGCTTGTATCCGAGGGGGCAGAGGTCGTGGCCGGTACCGAGGTCGCCCTGGTGCGCGGCTCGGCGCGGTCGATTCTGACAGCAGAACGAACTGCATTGAATTTCCTGCAGCGGATGTCCGGAATAGCCACCGAGGCCAGACGCTATGTGCGTGCCATCGAGGGTACCGGAGCAAAGATTCTGGATACTCGTAAGACCGCCCCCGGACTGCGTGCAGCCGACAAGCTGGCGGTTCGGCTTGGCGGCGGAGTGAATCATCGCTTCGGGCTGTTTGATATGATAATGATAAAGGACAATCACATTGCCGCCGCCGGTGGGATCACCGCTGCACTGATGCGGGTTCAGCGAGAGAATTACGGTCGGTTACCGGTAGAGGTCGAGGTGGCTTCGGTTGCGCAGCTGACAGAGCTGTTGCCGCTGGTTGATGATCCGGGGGTAGATCGGGTTCTGCTGGATAATATGAGCCTGGTTGAGCTGCGTGAATGTGTTGCACTTGTTGATGGCCGGGTGCCGCTGGAGGCGTCCGGGAATGTGACCCTGAAAACCGTTGGCGAGATAGCCGCAACCGGGGTTGAGTATATTTCGGTGGGCAGCCTGACGCATTCGGTAGCTGCCCTGGACATCCATCTTGACAGTAGAGACGAGGGGGACCGATGA
- a CDS encoding L-aspartate oxidase, with translation MDNLLTTDVLVIGCGIAGGVAALEAADAGLSVVVVTRAADPAESNTRYAQGGIMCPDPGGLRPSHTVVENEHAATAAGVPVTDSDTRASGADQQAIEDQRAIEAAARDIRDAGHGHCLSAAVDLLAAEGTAAVQRVLLDRLQVPFDRETDGSLSLVREAAHAEPRILHAADATGEAIQAALLQALRDHSRIELRTDCTAVDLLTPAHHSRTRTAVYQQPSCVGAYLLDTRSGEVVRCLAGATILATGGLGRLFLRTTNPAGARGDGIAMAHRAGARVINSEYIQFHPTTFHHSHAVNFLISEAVRGAGARLVDAQGRPFMWKYSPKWGDLAPRDVVARGIHQQMLLTGSDNVYLDAASMIDADTIMRTFPTIYQECLRYGVDMTREPIPVVPAAHYACGGVWADLNGRTTIERLYAVGEVSCTGVHGANRLASSSLLEGAVWGVRAARDIIAMNSRDTGIAADDIPPWQNLGTEAPDPALVHQDMVSIQHIMWNYVGLVRTARRLDRALSELRHLETEIERFYRSATLTDELIGLRNAVRSAVIVATAAWENRTSLGSHYRAD, from the coding sequence GTGGATAACTTGTTAACAACTGATGTCCTGGTGATCGGCTGCGGAATAGCAGGTGGTGTCGCGGCGCTGGAGGCTGCGGATGCCGGGTTGTCGGTGGTGGTCGTTACCCGCGCAGCAGATCCGGCTGAGTCCAACACCCGCTATGCCCAGGGCGGGATTATGTGTCCCGATCCCGGGGGACTGCGTCCATCGCACACCGTGGTTGAGAATGAGCACGCGGCGACTGCCGCCGGGGTACCGGTGACGGATTCCGACACCCGTGCTTCGGGGGCCGATCAGCAGGCCATAGAGGATCAGCGGGCCATAGAGGCTGCAGCGCGGGATATACGTGATGCCGGACATGGGCATTGCCTTTCGGCAGCGGTTGATCTGCTGGCGGCAGAAGGAACGGCGGCAGTGCAGCGTGTGCTGCTCGACCGGTTGCAGGTGCCGTTTGACCGGGAGACGGATGGTAGCCTGTCATTGGTGCGCGAGGCAGCACATGCCGAGCCGCGTATCCTGCATGCAGCTGATGCTACCGGCGAGGCAATTCAGGCCGCGCTGCTGCAGGCTCTCCGGGATCATTCGCGGATAGAGCTGCGTACCGATTGCACAGCAGTGGATCTGCTGACCCCGGCACATCACTCGCGTACCCGTACCGCGGTGTATCAGCAGCCCAGTTGTGTTGGTGCCTATCTGCTTGACACCAGGAGCGGCGAGGTGGTGCGCTGTCTGGCCGGGGCAACAATTCTGGCAACCGGCGGGCTGGGGCGGCTGTTCCTGCGCACCACCAATCCGGCTGGCGCCCGCGGCGACGGGATCGCCATGGCCCATCGTGCTGGTGCCCGGGTAATCAACAGTGAGTATATTCAGTTCCATCCCACCACCTTTCATCATAGCCATGCGGTGAATTTCCTGATTTCCGAGGCGGTGCGGGGGGCTGGCGCACGCCTGGTAGATGCCCAGGGGCGGCCGTTTATGTGGAAATACAGCCCGAAATGGGGGGATCTGGCTCCTCGCGATGTGGTAGCCAGGGGGATTCATCAGCAGATGCTGCTGACCGGTTCCGACAATGTGTATCTGGATGCCGCATCGATGATCGATGCTGATACGATTATGCGAACATTTCCGACTATTTACCAGGAGTGCCTGCGGTATGGTGTGGATATGACCCGGGAACCGATTCCGGTGGTTCCGGCGGCGCATTACGCCTGCGGCGGGGTGTGGGCCGACCTGAACGGGCGCACCACCATAGAGCGACTGTATGCAGTCGGCGAGGTCTCCTGTACCGGGGTACATGGTGCTAACCGGCTGGCCAGCAGTTCATTACTGGAGGGGGCGGTCTGGGGAGTACGTGCCGCCAGGGATATCATAGCCATGAATTCCCGGGATACCGGGATTGCGGCAGATGACATCCCTCCATGGCAGAATCTGGGAACAGAGGCCCCGGACCCGGCGCTGGTGCACCAGGATATGGTCTCCATTCAGCATATAATGTGGAACTATGTAGGGCTGGTACGTACGGCGCGCAGACTGGATCGGGCCTTGAGTGAGCTGCGACATCTGGAAACCGAGATCGAACGCTTCTACCGCTCGGCAACACTCACCGATGAGTTGATCGGACTGCGTAACGCCGTCCGCAGCGCGGTTATTGTGGCCACCGCCGCCTGGGAAAACCGCACCAGCCTCGGCAGTCATTACCGGGCTGACTGA